The proteins below come from a single Serratia fonticola genomic window:
- a CDS encoding F0F1 ATP synthase subunit epsilon, translating into MAMTYHLDVVSAEKQMFSGLVQKIQVTGSEGELGIFPGHAPLLTAIKPGMVRIVKQHGEEEFIYLSGGILEVQPSVVTVLADTAIRGTDLDEARALEAKRKAEEHIRSSHGDVDYAQASAELAKAIAKLRVIELTRKAM; encoded by the coding sequence ATGGCTATGACTTACCATCTGGATGTCGTCAGCGCGGAAAAACAGATGTTTTCCGGCCTGGTGCAGAAGATCCAGGTGACAGGCAGCGAAGGCGAACTGGGGATCTTCCCTGGCCATGCGCCGCTGCTGACTGCCATCAAGCCTGGCATGGTGCGTATTGTTAAACAGCACGGTGAAGAAGAGTTCATCTACCTGTCCGGCGGTATCCTTGAGGTACAGCCGAGCGTGGTAACCGTGCTGGCGGACACTGCCATCCGTGGAACGGACCTCGACGAAGCGAGAGCGCTGGAAGCTAAGCGTAAAGCTGAAGAGCACATCCGTAGCTCTCATGGCGATGTCGACTATGCTCAGGCATCTGCTGAACTGGCGAAAGCGATCGCGAAACTGCGCGTTATCGAGCTCACCAGAAAAGCGATGTAA
- the atpD gene encoding F0F1 ATP synthase subunit beta codes for MATGKIIQVIGAVVDVEFPQDAVPKVYNALEVANGTEKLVLEVQQQLGGGVVRCIAMGTSDGLRRGLAVTDLQHPIEVPVGKATLGRIMNVLGEPIDMKGDIGEEERWAIHRPAPSYEELSSSQDLLETGIKVMDLICPFAKGGKVGLFGGAGVGKTVNMMELIRNIAIEHSGYSVFAGVGERTREGNDFYHEMTDSNVLDKVSLVYGQMNEPPGNRLRVALTGLTMAEKFRDEGRDVLLFVDNIYRYTLAGTEVSALLGRMPSAVGYQPTLAEEMGVLQERITSTKTGSITSVQAVYVPADDLTDPSPATTFAHLDATVVLSRNIASLGIYPAVDPLDSTSRQLDPLVVGQEHYDVARGVQSILQRYQELKDIIAILGMDELSEDDKLVVSRARKIQRFLSQPFFVAEVFTGSPGKFVSLKDTIRGFKGIMDGDYDHLPEQAFYMVGTIEEAVEKAKKL; via the coding sequence ATGGCTACTGGAAAGATTATCCAGGTAATCGGCGCCGTGGTGGACGTCGAGTTCCCTCAGGATGCCGTACCGAAAGTGTACAACGCTCTTGAGGTTGCAAACGGCACCGAGAAATTGGTGCTGGAAGTTCAGCAACAGCTGGGTGGCGGCGTGGTTCGCTGTATCGCAATGGGGACCTCAGACGGTCTGCGTCGTGGTCTGGCCGTAACCGACCTGCAGCACCCAATTGAAGTACCGGTAGGTAAAGCTACCCTGGGCCGTATCATGAACGTATTGGGTGAACCAATCGACATGAAGGGCGACATCGGCGAAGAAGAACGTTGGGCTATTCACCGCCCTGCGCCAAGCTACGAAGAGCTGTCCAGCTCCCAGGATCTGCTGGAAACCGGTATCAAGGTAATGGACCTGATCTGCCCGTTCGCCAAGGGTGGTAAAGTTGGTCTGTTCGGTGGTGCTGGTGTAGGTAAAACCGTAAACATGATGGAGCTGATCCGTAACATCGCGATCGAGCACTCCGGTTATTCTGTGTTTGCGGGCGTGGGTGAACGTACTCGTGAGGGTAACGACTTCTACCACGAAATGACCGATTCCAACGTACTGGACAAAGTTTCCCTGGTTTACGGCCAGATGAACGAGCCACCAGGTAACCGTCTGCGCGTTGCGCTGACCGGCCTGACCATGGCTGAGAAGTTCCGTGACGAAGGTCGTGACGTACTGCTGTTCGTCGATAACATCTACCGTTATACCCTGGCCGGTACCGAAGTGTCCGCACTTCTGGGCCGTATGCCATCGGCGGTAGGTTATCAGCCAACGCTGGCGGAAGAGATGGGTGTTCTGCAAGAACGTATCACCTCTACCAAGACTGGTTCAATCACCTCTGTGCAGGCCGTTTACGTTCCTGCGGATGACTTGACTGACCCATCACCAGCCACCACCTTTGCTCACTTGGATGCAACCGTGGTACTGAGCCGTAACATCGCTTCTCTGGGTATCTACCCGGCCGTTGACCCGCTGGATTCCACCAGCCGTCAGCTGGATCCGCTGGTAGTTGGCCAGGAGCACTACGACGTAGCGCGTGGCGTGCAGTCTATTCTGCAACGCTACCAGGAACTGAAAGATATCATCGCCATCCTGGGTATGGACGAGCTGTCAGAAGATGACAAGCTGGTTGTATCCCGTGCGCGTAAAATCCAACGTTTCCTGTCTCAGCCGTTCTTCGTGGCAGAAGTCTTTACCGGTTCTCCGGGCAAGTTCGTATCGCTGAAAGACACCATCCGTGGTTTCAAAGGCATTATGGACGGCGACTATGACCACCTGCCGGAGCAGGCGTTCTACATGGTTGGCACCATTGAAGAAGCAGTGGAAAAAGCCAAGAAACTGTAA